A stretch of Kaistella flava (ex Peng et al. 2021) DNA encodes these proteins:
- a CDS encoding RNA-binding S4 domain-containing protein, with the protein MRIDKFLWCVRFYKTRSIAADEIKKNRVSLAGQTVKSSREIKEGDLIKIRKNQIDYQIKIVQIPKSRVGPKLVPLHIQDRTEKEQYEILKLRNLNQEHYRNKGEGRPTKKDRRDIDGFVEGDTNSDMANSDWDLFFSDVDDSKID; encoded by the coding sequence ATGAGAATAGATAAGTTTTTATGGTGTGTTCGTTTTTATAAAACCAGAAGCATTGCTGCGGATGAAATTAAAAAGAACAGAGTTTCGCTCGCAGGTCAGACTGTGAAATCGTCCAGAGAGATAAAAGAGGGAGATTTAATTAAGATTAGAAAAAACCAAATCGACTACCAAATTAAAATAGTACAGATTCCCAAAAGTAGAGTAGGTCCAAAATTAGTTCCGCTGCATATCCAAGATCGCACGGAAAAAGAACAATACGAAATTTTGAAATTACGTAATCTCAATCAGGAACATTATCGAAATAAAGGAGAAGGCAGACCGACCAAAAAAGACCGACGCGATATCGATGGTTTTGTAGAAGGCGATACTAACTCAGATATGGCAAATAGTGATTGGGATTTATTTTTCAGTGACGTCGATGATTCTAAGATAGATTAA
- a CDS encoding shikimate kinase produces the protein MIISLIGYMGSGKSHISKVLSQKTNLKLIDLDKEIFFKNNMTIPEIFEKKGEIYFRKQERLILEELFDTEKDCILSLGGGTPAYYNNIELITQKSESVYLRSSVKTLTERLLKQKQKRPLIAKIPDGDLPEFIAKHLFERQVFYGQAKYTVVTDSKTPDEITDEIIALI, from the coding sequence ATGATCATTTCACTAATCGGCTATATGGGAAGCGGCAAATCTCACATTTCCAAAGTTTTGAGCCAAAAAACGAACCTAAAATTAATTGATCTTGACAAGGAAATTTTTTTTAAAAATAACATGACGATTCCCGAAATATTCGAAAAAAAGGGAGAAATCTACTTTAGAAAACAAGAAAGACTTATTTTAGAAGAGCTTTTTGATACCGAAAAAGACTGTATTTTAAGTTTAGGCGGTGGTACTCCGGCATATTATAACAATATTGAACTCATTACCCAAAAAAGTGAAAGTGTTTATTTACGAAGTTCAGTAAAAACTCTTACCGAACGATTATTGAAACAAAAACAAAAGCGCCCCCTAATTGCAAAAATCCCTGATGGAGATTTACCTGAATTTATTGCCAAACATCTTTTTGAAAGACAGGTCTTCTACGGACAAGCAAAATATACCGTCGTCACTGATTCTAAAACTCCAGATGAAATTACAGATGAAATTATTGCTTTAATTTAA